In Erigeron canadensis isolate Cc75 chromosome 1, C_canadensis_v1, whole genome shotgun sequence, a single window of DNA contains:
- the LOC122608188 gene encoding kinesin-like protein NACK1, protein MALKSIPSTPASKIERTPISTPGGSRVREEKIVVTVRLRPLNKREQSAKDNVSWECIDDHSIVYKPLPNERVIQPSSFTFDKVFGPATITESVYEEGVKTVALSALMGINATIFAYGQTSSGKTFTMRGITEKAVNDIYQHILQTPEREFRIKISGLEIYNENVRDLLNSESGRNLKLRDDPEKGTVVEKLVEETATDDQHLRNLISICEAQRQVGETALNDTSSRSHQIIRLTIESTLRETSDCVRSFVSSLNFVDLAGSERASQTNADGARLREGCHINLSLMTLTTVIRKLSVGKRSGHIPYRDSKLTRILQHSLGGNARTAIICTLSPASSHVEQSRNTLFFATRAKEVTNNAQVNMVVSDKQLVKHLQKEVSRLEAELRTPDPSNEKDYKIRQMEMEIEELRRQRDLAQSEAEELRRKLQEEPKVLMPQESPAGPLAKKCLSFNGTLPSVLEGKEPTRLEKTRNTSVRLSMRQSSTAPFTLMHEIRKLEHLQEQLGEEANRALEVLQKEVACHRQGNQDAAETIAKLQAEIRDMCALRPTQKEVNVDHMVPVNKSVGANLKDEITRLHSQGSNIANLEEQLENVQKSIDKLIMSLPSNNNDQQVKSQSKKKNKSTSPLTSSNTINKPSFIRSPCSPLSSTREVIEGETENRAPEVVSEKETPKGGEEGGDVSSKENTPYRRSSSVNMRKMQKMFQTAAEENVRSIRTYVTELKERVAKLQYQKQLLVCQVLELEANEAAGYDLENDENTADIPEVSPVPWPIIFREQRQKIIELWDVCFVSIIHRTQFYMLFKGDPADEIYMEVELRRLNWLQEHLAEHGNATPARGAEEPTISISSSLRSLKREREFLAKRLTTRLTTEERELLYMKWDVPLEGKQRRIQFISKLWTNPHDMSHVQESAEIVAKLVGFREGGNLSKEMFELNFVLPSDNRPWIMGWNPISNLLNM, encoded by the exons ATGGCATTAAAGAGTATTCCGAGTACACCGGCTTCAAAAATAGAAAGAACCCCAATATCAACACCTGGAGGGTCTCGAGTACGCGAAGAGAAAATTGTTGTGACAGTGAGGTTGAGGCCGCTAAATAAAAGGGAACAATCGGCTAAAGACAATGTATCTTGGGAATGCATTGATGATCATTCTATTGTATATAAACCACTTCCAAATGAACGTGTTATCCAACCATCTTCCTTCACATTTG ATAAAGTTTTTGGCCCTGCAACAATCACAGAATCCGTATATGAGGAAGGAGTAAAGACTGTAGCTTTGTCTGCTCTAATGGGCATTAACG CAACTATCTTTGCCTATGGTCAAACAAGTAGTGGAAAAACTTTCACTATGAGAGGAATTACAGAAAAAGCTGTTAATGATATTTACCAGCACATATTGCAG ACTCCAGAAAGAGAATTTAGAATAAAAATATCAGGCCTGGAAATCTACAACGAAAACGTAAGGGACTTGCTGAATTCTGAGTCAGGACGTAATCTCAAGCTCCGAGACGATCCAGAG AAAGGAACCGTAGTTGAGAAGTTAGTAGAGGAAACAGCCACCGATGACCAACATTTACGAAACTTGATCAGTATCTGTGAAG CTCAGAGACAAGTTGGTGAGACTGCACTGAATGATACTAGCTCTCGATCACACCAGATAATAAGATTG ACAATAGAAAGCACACTCCGGGAGACTTCAGACTGCGTGAGGTCCTTTGTTTCAAGCCTG AATTTTGTGGATTTAGCTGGAAGTGAAAGAGCTTCACAAACAAATGCGGATGGTGCAAGGCTAAGAGAAGGTTGCCATATAAACCTTAGCTTGATGACTCTGACAACTGTGATTAGGAAGCTGAG TGTTGGAAAGAGAAGTGGTCATATACCATACAGGGACTCCAAACTAACTCGTATACTACAGCACTCGTTAGGTGGAAATGCCCGTACTGCCATTATATGCACTTTGAGCCCAGCTTCTAGCCATGTGGAACAGTCAAGGAATACTCTTTTCTTTGCTACCCGAGCAAAGGAAGTAACAAATAATGCTCAAGTTAACATG GTTGTTTCGGATAAACAATTGGTTAAGCATTTGCAAAAGGAGGTTTCCAGACTAGAAGCTGAGTTGCGTACTCCTGATCCATCAAATGAAAAAGACTACAAAATTCGTCAg ATGGAAATGGAAATCGAGGAATTGAGGAGACAAAGAGATCTTGCACAGTCAGAGGCCGAAGAGCTACGTCGTAAACTCCAAGAAGAACCAAAG GTACTAATGCCACAAGAATCTCCAGCAGGTCCATTGGCTAAGAAATGCTTATCATTTAATGGAACGTTACCATCAGTTCTTGAAGGCAAGGAACCAACCCGTTTAGAGAAAACAAGAAATACATCAGTTAGACTAAGTATGAGGCAATCATCAACAGCTCCTTTCACATTAATGCATGAAATCAGGAAACTTGAACACCTACAAGAACAGCTAGGTGAAGAAGCAAACAGGGCCTTAGAAGTACTGCAAAAAGAAGTTGCTTGTCATAGACAAGGTAATCAAGATGCAGCAGAAACCATTGCTAAGTTACAGGCAGAAATACGCGATATGTGTGCCCTCCGTCCGACACAAAAAGAAGTCAACGTTGACCACATGGTCCCAGTCAACAAAAGTGTCGGTGCGAATCTAAAAGATGAGATTACCCGACTCCATTCACAAGGAAGCAACATTGCGAACCTTGAAGAACAGCTCGAAAATGTTCAGAAGTCGATTGACAAACTAATCATGTCTCTTCCAAGTAACAATAACGATCAACAAGTCAAAAGCCAgtcaaagaagaaaaacaagtcAACGAGTCCTTTGACTTCTAGCAATACTATCAATAAACCTAGCTTCATAAGGTCTCCATGCTCGCCACTGTCATCTACTAGGGAAGTCATAGAGGGTGAGACTGAAAATAGAGCTCCTGAAGTAGTGTCTGAGAAAGAGACTCCAAAGGGTGGTGAGGAAGGTGGAGATGTCTCGTCAAAGGAAAATACGCCATATAGACGTTCAAGTTCGGTTAATATGAGGAAAATGCAGAAGATGTTTCAAACTGCAGCGGAAGAAAACGTGCGAAGCATCAGAACGTATGTTACAGAGCTTAAAGAGCGTGTTGCCAAGCTGCAATACCAAAAGCAGCTACTTGTTTGCCAG GTACTTGAGCTCGAAGCTAATGAAGCAGCAGGATATGACCTTGAAAATGATGAGAATACAGCAGATATACCCGAGGTGTCCCCAGTTCCATGGCCTATAATATTTAGGGAGCAAAGACAGAAGATAATAGAGTTATGGGACGTTTGCTTCGTCTCAATTATCCATAGAACCCAATTCTATATGCTGTTTAAAGGAGACCCTGCAGATGAAATATACATGGAAGTCGAGCTTAGGCGGCTTAATTGGCTACAAGAGCATTTGGCTGAACATGGAAATGCAACCCCAGCCCGTGGTGCAGAAGAACCCACAATCTCCATATCATCAAG CCTTAGATCACTGAAGCGTGAGAGAGAGTTCCTGGCGAAGAGGCTAACAACACGTTTGACAACGGAAGAAAGAGAGCTTTTGTACATGAAATGGGACGTCCCCCTTGAGGGAAAGCAACGTAGGATTCAATTCATAAGCAAACTATGGACGAATCCCCACGATATGTCACATGTGCAAGAAAGTGCAGAGATCGTTGCGAAGCTTGTTGGTTTCCGTGAAGGTGGAAACTTGTCGAAAGAGATGTTTGAGCTTAATTTTGTGCTTCCATCCGATAATAGACCATGGATCATGGGATGGAACCCAATCTCAAACCTTCTCAATATGTGA